The genomic segment TACTCTATGATTGTGTGTGCATTtaagtacacacacaaacacacacatattcatccAAACAGTTGAATGGAGTTCatgtactcttttttttctatgaatTATTTCCAGAGCTGAGCCTTTTGCTCCAGATTAGCCAGCCATCTTGAGTATGTGCAGTTCTCTGGTATAGTTCAAATAAATGAGTTATATCAGTGTAGGCCATATCTAACACTGATATTCACCTGGAAACCTGtaacattttattcagaaacaGACCGTGTTATGCTAATAAAACAAGAATATTGTGTCTATTACTTCCTCCTACATTATCTTAGCCAATAGAAACTGATATGACCCAAACACGTCAACCTGTCATGAAATCTCTCACTTCCTTCAGTGTACAACCAAGTGTTACTGCCGCCACGTAGCTTGCTTTATTAGCCACCTAGCTACCTGTGGGGCCCAGTCCAGAACATCAAGTGATGCTAAATCCAAACCAGCTGAATCAACTGTAGCTCTCGTGTTAGTTAGTCATTACACAGATGATTGTTACTGCTTGCACTCAAACATATTAAAAACTGAGCTACTATCCTGCTCTAAATTAGCATCCCAGTGAGACCACGAACAACAGCTGTAGATATCTGCAGTTTCAGTCATCATAAAAAATGCAATAAGTTGTGGTAGTAAATCTATTTTGACGCTGGTGCttaggtttgtgtgtgtttgttgtgtgaGTGCACACTCGTGCACAGACCTGCGCTGCTGGCAGTGATGGCACACACACAGCGCTCTCTGGGCTGTGAAATAGAATCAGCTGTACTTCTCCTTGACACTTGACCCAGTAAAGACAGTGCTCTGAAACAAACTGCTGAAAGTTTGGTGCGCATAGGTCCAtgtgtgtattttatgtatCTGATTGCATGTGACCATCGCACACTGTtcaaaatgtttgcatttttgTGAAAACGCTCATCACTCGTCATGTTGTCGGTCTTACAAGTTCGAGTTAAAAAGGTGGTCAGGTGATACACACAGACAGGTGTGATACATGATTTCATATCGACTACACTCTCGTGATATTTCAAGCAGTCGTAAAACCTCTTGTCCAGTTTCACAAGAGTGAGAGCATCAACACTTATCTGCGTCACCTTGGAGGgactgtctctgtgtgtctgtgtatgtgagAGACTCTTATGTCACAGTCAGAGAtattttatctgtatttttcatgctttttagATACACAGTACCTTTAGATGCATTcagcaacaagaacaaatttGAGTCGCTTCAGGTTTGCCTCAAGCGCCCTCCCCAACACTGTGAAGCTCAATTAAGTATCATAATAAAAGCTGTGTATGTAGTAAAAGCGTGGTATCTAAATTATGAAAACAGGACAGCAAGAGCTGATTGTTTCATATGAGACTGAGACAGCATAATCAGATAACTTATTACATGTATGCATTAGATGATGGAAGTGTGCTTGCACACTGGCTAAGAGACTTTCAAGCACTTACAGTCTAAAGATATCTAACTATCTAATGTAGTGAAACACTTAGCTCTGGAGCCAATAATCTACTGTGCAAGTCCATCAAATGTGTTTTCCTGGAATGTCTCTGCAGACTCCGTGCGCCTCTGTGACCTGGTCACAGTCAGGGCTTTTGCCGACCTCACAGGAGCGAAAACTGTACTATTGTCCGGCTCTATTGTCCTCTGATCACTCTCGCTGGTATGCAGACAGGCAGGGCAGGGCACTGCTTCTGATACATTTATAAACTCGCATACAAACGCAGGAATTCCTGCGAggttctttgcattttgttgctTTCCACTGCACGGAATTCTCGATACGAGTCAGCTCCTCTGTATCCCTCAGATTCCTTTCCTAACCTTGGATTGCACAACGtgctctttattttatttatgtttttatgaatGCAGCTGGGTCAGTAAACTCAGTGGCTTTTTATGGGTCTTGAGAGATGCAGAACAGAAGGCTGTAAATTCCCTCATGACAGAGAtgcttacattcacattcagataTGAGGCAAAAACACTCGTATTTGGGTCCTAATTAGTAAAGCATTTTATTCTCAAAGGCGCCACCTTTATTCTCTGCTGCACTGTTGCAACTTTGGCATTTTTACATAATTGTGGGACTATAATTGGGCAGAGAGTCTGGTAGCGCAATAAAAAGGGCAACAAAAAGAATGAGCAGTGCAGCGTTTCCCCTGCCAGAATGCCCAGTTTTAGCCAGAATGGGTCcttttatttgtattgtttGTTACCATAAGGGTGCACTTATTGCATTTCcattgaaaaaaagaaacagtgacTTCATCTTCAACCTGAGGACTTCCCTCCAGAAACCATAGCTGCATCACATTTtctcacacacaaagacacataaCCTCTCTCTCCCACCTCCCCGGAAAATGCAAACGAACAGTAGAAGGGAggaaatttacaaaaaaaaaaagaaagaagctaTTGTGAGATAGAGAGGATGCATCCCACTGTACTATAAATAACCTAGTCAAACTCTGTGTTGCTAAGGCTGGCTCAGCAGCCGCTTTTTCATCACTCCTTACCCCTTCTTTCGCTGCCTCCCACTCTTTGACTCCCCCTCGTCTCCTTTCATTGAAtccttcctttctctctctctcgttctcATCCTTATTCACAAAGGGAAATGAGTAAGAGGGAGGCAAAGCTGTCAATATTCTTGCGCTGAGATGCTGAATGCACGATTAGCTCCATTCACAACATTTCCTGTCCCCGTGCAGAGCTGCGGGATAGTGTAACTACGCTTTAGCGCGTATTCAAAGCCCATCAGCTGCAGTCAGAGAGTCAGCTTTTTCTGTGTGAGGATGGCAAAGATGGAGGACAGGGTAGTGTCAAGAGAGACCACCCTGCAGGAACTGGCCTAGATTCTCTTTAGTCTTATTTGTGAGCCAAGCATGACACCCACTAGGTCTGCAAGTCTGTGTGGAAGGTGAAAGGGTTTTTCCTGATTGTGGTTCATCTTTCTTCAGAAACTTGAGCAAAGACTGTTAGACCGTTTGTTTTTCTGGACAGATTGAAGCGGCACCATCTGCTGGTTAAAGATAAAACATTCCTGCTGCTTGCGACAGTGGTGCAGTGCTGATAATAattttttgctttgcctcacagCAGAATGCAGCAAAGGAAGAAGAGAAGGGAGCGACAAAAGACCTATCAGAGGAAGAAGTGCGGGCCAGGATTGACGAGTATAACGCTCAAGTCACAGAAAATGGAATGAAATTGGtgagggttttgttttttaaacaatgttgtAGGTGGTGAATAGCACTATTCAGTCTCAAAGCCACAATGAAACCTTATTATTTTAGCTTCCCTTTTTTCATAAAtgcacacataataaaaacaaccaaacaaacctGGATGTAGTGTGGaaagtaaaatattaaattGGGAATAGTATTTAGGAATACttagtttgattaaataaagtAGCACACTTTTATatatgtagcttttaactgttaaaaacaaaacagaaagcagtGGGAATGAtttgaaaaagacaaaagagatgATAAAAATTGCTTCCCTCTCAGGAGCCTTGATTTAGCTTAGCTTACAGGTGCAAACACCTAACACCTGGGACTATCCAAAGTTCATTTTGCTGGTCTGCAACATCACAAGAATAGCAACGCGCCAGGAAGTGGCTGCCGCCGGTCGAGAAACATTTTTCTCATGAACTATGCAAACAAGATTGAACATGTTAGAGTGCTATCCGGGTGGTTGgtggtggttttgttttttgtcaggcGTGTTATTTTTCATGCTGAACTACAGTAGGCCTTTCATAAGTAACTGCTCAGTCATGTTTTTCCACttatattagaaaaaaaattcataACTGTAACTAAAGATTTTTTAAACCTGTAACTTTTTTTAAGTTCAGAATAAAACAAGTCTTTCACATTTTCCTAATTTCCATGTTTCACTGCATTAACCTGTCTATAAATTGAAAGATCTTAAACCACCACAAGTTTGGTGGACATTAGATCCGAAACAGGATCGTTAGGCTGCATTTTGTTACTTTGCATACATTAATGCACGACCTTTCCCTCTGATGCTGTAGGCTTCAGACGGCTCATACACAGGCTTCATTAAAGTCCACCTGAGGCTCAATCGACCAGTCACCGTCCATGGCGTGGACCCGTCAGCCTCAGAGGGTGCATCCAAGCAGGCCGGCGACCGCCTCCAAGCTCCGTCGAAGGAGCAGGAAGCTACAGACTCTGAGCATTCAGAGAAGAGAACGTCCTTCTATCTACCAAGCGACAGTGTGAAGCAGCTCCACATCAGCTCTCAAACCACCACAGGAGAGGTCATCAAGGGCTTGCTGAAGAAGTTCATGGTGTTGGACGATCCGCGCAAGTTTGCATTGTACAGGCAGACACACCGCGACGGACAGGGTGAGGACAACACCTGTGCAGCCGCTGGCTCGCGTGGTTTCCAGAAAAGTAACTGGTGACATCAACATCAACgctatgtttttctttttgcagaccTCTTCCAGAAGCTTCCTCTCTCCGACCACCCTCTTCTTCTAAGGTTGATTGCGGGACCAGATCCAGAGCAGCTCAGCTTTGTGCTTAAGGAAAACGAGACCGGAGAAGTAGAGGTGAGAAGGCACAGAAACATGCATGAGTTTATTACTAAGCTGCAAATGTTAAGTAAGAGGGTAAGTGCCTCCAGAAGTGTTATAAATCTGCTCCTTCTCTTTTCCCTCTTAATCCCACAGTGGCATGCATTCTCTGTCCCCGAGCTTCAAAACTTCCTGGTCATCCTTCAGAAAGAGGAGGCGGAGCGCATCCGAGCAGTGGAGCAAAAATACACTGTTTACCGAAAGAAACTACAGCAGGCCCTTCAACAACATGCCCCCTGACCCCCGTCACACATAACGTCATGGCTTTAACCCAGGGAGAGACTGACCCTTTGAACTCCGACACCTTCGAGATCTATTCACAGAGCGGAGCCCGAACTAAACTTTTCTTGGAGCTCCAGATATACTCGCGGACGTGCACACTTGTTCACACGTGGTTGCATAGCCTTTCTCAGGACGCATATGAGCCCCTCTCACCGCCACCACACCTCCCCTTACGTCGCCTCCTTGTGAAGGGGATCGGGAGTCGAAAGCGCTGTAAAAAGCTACAGAGTGTGTGTTGTCTTCTAGCTGATGGGACAAATAGTGCCAAGgacgcgtgcacacacacacatacacacagaaagatCTGTACTGTAACTCACCTCGAGTTGAGACTGATAGATTTGAATAAGTGGTGTTTGTAAAGATTCCCTCTTCttctgctactgctgctgctgctactgcaaGTGTTACTTATGCATGAGTCTGAGCTCATCTTCCCTGCACATAGACTTAGGATTAAAACAGAAGGCatgattacttttttttctgcatcatGCAGGGATGGAAGGACAATCATACTGTGTTGTTCCTGGAAATGATGTATCAGTTATCAGCAGATGTGCTATTTTATCTCTCTGGAGTTCTAAGGGAGATATTTAGGGTGGGAGTTGAAGTACTGGCAACCCGTGCTTCTCcttagaaaatgttttcttaagGAGTTTCGAAATCTCATAACAGGTATAAGAAAGCGAGATCCATTCTGGGCTTTTTCTCAGGGAGCATGAATTGGGAACAGAGAAAAGCTAAAGGAGGAAAAAGATAGCCCTGTTCCACGTAGAACAAGCTCGTTTTAGCCCCTGCTTATCTGTTCTTATTTGCTAAATTCAGTCAGTGCTTCTTCAGCCACACCCAGTTAGCACCCTTCTCCATGCTCCTGCAAAACATACACATAATCCAGACGTGTTCCAAGATGATAACTGTCATATAATTTCCATTTCCCCTCTCACTTTAATCGCAATCAAACTTGCATGAATTCCACTTGCAAACTGCATGAACCCCACCTGCGGAGAAAGCCTGCCGAAGGAGGTGAACCACAAACCTTTATGGACACACTTTATGTACGCTGATGGGGTTGTATATTAAATGTTACAGGACTTTGACGCCAAAGCTTAGAGGGGGCACATCTGCCAAGAGGGATTAAAGGGATTACAGACAAAAGTTTGTTGAATTAAAGGTGGTGTATGTGAGGATAAACTGATTCTGTTTTGCACATTTACAGTAGACGCAGGTTAATGATGGTCCACACATCTGGGGCTGGGCATGCATTTAGGTTTTCTTGAATCGACCTGCCttccaacttaaaaaaaataggaaataataatatataaaattcatGAACATGGCTATGATGTACCAATGATATGTTTGCAATGCATATGTATTATGTAGACACTGGAAAAAGAGTGACAAGGTTTAACTTAACtgttaaaatgaacatttttaagTATCATTCCTACTggttggtttgtgtgtgtgtgcgtctgcgtgcgcgtgtgtgtctGCACTCTCATTTAGGGCAGTGAGGCTAATGTGAATAGTGTTTTAAAATGAGTGTGTCTGTCATCAGCGCTCCATCATTGGGCCTCACTTACAAAGATGTGCATTGAGTGCGCGTATAATGTAACGGATCCTAACTGCACATTAGCTGGCTGCTAAAACATCTGGAGTGCATGCATCACAGAAAACATTCAACAAAAACCTTGAGAAGTTTGAAAGCTTCATTTAGTGCATAAAAGTACTGATACACGAGGCCTGTTGTCCATGAGCACATGCGTCCCTCTgtactgtttttgtgtttgtttgtattttttcttctttttaacgcCACCACCCAAAGCCTGAGCTGTTCCTGCTGGcagtgccttttttttcttgtgcccCTGTGTATTTATGTAAGGTGTGTTTCAGCACACAGGCGCCCGAGTTAAATGTATCGGTGCTTTCGCATGTGTGCAAACCTGTGTCCCCCGGGTGGTGctgtttctctcagttttctttctgtcctgTAACACTCATGTCTTTCCACCAAACCCTCTgtgggaatgtgtgtgtgtgtgggtttgcgtgtgcgtgtgttatTTATTTCACGGTTCACACCATCCACATTGTTGTTATGTAAGGGATGTGTAGACCTGATGCTTTTATTgcgattttattttgttttatttgaagaagtgtgtgtatatcagtagaattgtacaaaatatgaaaatgaaataaaaaaggaaattcCTTTATTGAAACTTTctcctttgtttgtgtttttctttacagCAGTATAAAACATTTCAGTGAACAATCTTATACTGTTAAATCAATACTTATTGTTAAATGCTTTACAGCGATACAAGAAAGGTCTGTGTACAAAAGATATATAGAGAGCTTAACGAATTTATTATACCACCGCTCAATGTAAAGTCACAGCTGCCCTAAATTAA from the Oreochromis aureus strain Israel breed Guangdong linkage group 5, ZZ_aureus, whole genome shotgun sequence genome contains:
- the rassf5 gene encoding ras association domain-containing protein 5 isoform X3, whose translation is MTVNTVLTPSMTSSNSMSSGYCSLDDESEDFTFFTAKTSFFRKPRQTTKQNAAKEEEKGATKDLSEEEVRARIDEYNAQVTENGMKLASDGSYTGFIKVHLRLNRPVTVHGVDPSASEGASKQAGDRLQAPSKEQEATDSEHSEKRTSFYLPSDSVKQLHISSQTTTGEVIKGLLKKFMVLDDPRKFALYRQTHRDGQDLFQKLPLSDHPLLLRLIAGPDPEQLSFVLKENETGEVEWHAFSVPELQNFLVILQKEEAERIRAVEQKYTVYRKKLQQALQQHAP
- the rassf5 gene encoding ras association domain-containing protein 5 isoform X4; translated protein: MTVNTVLTPSMTSSNSMSSGYCSLDDESEDFTFFTAKTSFFRKPRQTTKNAAKEEEKGATKDLSEEEVRARIDEYNAQVTENGMKLASDGSYTGFIKVHLRLNRPVTVHGVDPSASEGASKQAGDRLQAPSKEQEATDSEHSEKRTSFYLPSDSVKQLHISSQTTTGEVIKGLLKKFMVLDDPRKFALYRQTHRDGQDLFQKLPLSDHPLLLRLIAGPDPEQLSFVLKENETGEVEWHAFSVPELQNFLVILQKEEAERIRAVEQKYTVYRKKLQQALQQHAP